In bacterium, one genomic interval encodes:
- a CDS encoding ABC transporter ATP-binding protein yields the protein MNSLRYLIPYLRPYRRKIIWGCVAAVFSTSLGAVGPWVMKLAIDELHGNISGARLAEYAGLIIALWLVSGIFRYFMRMELIGMSRYVERDLRDRVFAHLQSQPLEYYTRNRTGDLMARMTNDLDSVRNVLGPGFMYPVDTMLTALFSLILMLMISWKLTLITLLLTPLVSWSVYKLGKVTHQLTTDIQEQYSKLSDQAQENLSGARVVRAFSQERQERAKFDGLNQEYVRRNLAMTKVQALFFPLMGFFFEAGTAVILLIGGMSIMRSEMSLGDFVAFVGYLGMLAWPMIAIGWVANLLQRGAASMKRIQELLNTAPAIISPANGGTPTHRHGEITFEDVTFAYGDRAPILKNINLHISAGQTIAFVGPTGGGKTTLINLIPRLLDPTSGRVRIDGVPTTEWEIRALRENVAMVPQDAFLFSDTVYNNLIFGRPGVGTEEAMSAARTSRIDKDVEQFADGYETLVGERGVTLSGGQKGRLALARALVRDPLILILDDALSAVDTHTEEEILSGLRRFMQNRTSILISHRVSTVREADCIYVIDNGEIVEHGTHDDLLGQNGYYADMERRQRLEEELELEV from the coding sequence ATGAACTCCCTAAGATATCTTATTCCCTATCTGCGTCCCTACCGGCGCAAAATCATCTGGGGCTGCGTCGCCGCGGTCTTCTCGACGTCGCTGGGTGCTGTCGGTCCGTGGGTGATGAAGCTGGCGATAGACGAGCTGCACGGCAACATCAGCGGCGCGCGTTTGGCTGAGTACGCGGGCCTGATCATCGCGTTATGGCTAGTGAGCGGAATCTTCCGCTACTTCATGCGCATGGAGTTGATCGGGATGTCGCGATATGTCGAGCGTGACTTGCGGGATCGCGTTTTCGCGCACTTGCAGTCACAGCCGTTGGAATACTACACGCGCAACCGTACCGGTGATCTGATGGCGCGCATGACCAACGACCTGGACAGCGTGCGCAACGTGCTCGGGCCGGGCTTCATGTATCCGGTGGATACGATGCTAACGGCGCTGTTTTCGCTCATTCTGATGCTGATGATCTCGTGGAAACTCACGCTGATTACACTTCTACTTACGCCGCTGGTGAGCTGGTCCGTCTACAAGCTGGGGAAAGTCACGCATCAACTGACGACGGATATTCAAGAGCAATATTCCAAACTGTCTGATCAAGCGCAGGAAAATCTGTCCGGCGCGCGGGTTGTCCGCGCGTTCAGTCAGGAGCGGCAGGAGCGCGCGAAGTTCGACGGGTTGAATCAGGAGTACGTGCGCCGCAATCTGGCAATGACCAAAGTTCAAGCGCTGTTCTTTCCGCTGATGGGATTCTTCTTTGAAGCGGGCACGGCGGTGATACTCTTGATTGGCGGCATGAGTATCATGCGCAGCGAGATGTCACTGGGCGATTTCGTCGCGTTTGTCGGTTACCTGGGCATGCTGGCGTGGCCGATGATCGCGATTGGCTGGGTCGCCAATCTCCTGCAGCGCGGCGCGGCCTCAATGAAACGAATTCAAGAGCTGCTCAATACGGCCCCTGCAATCATCTCGCCCGCAAACGGCGGCACTCCAACGCACCGCCACGGCGAGATTACCTTTGAAGATGTCACTTTTGCGTACGGTGATCGAGCGCCGATTCTCAAGAACATCAATTTGCACATCTCGGCCGGTCAGACGATTGCGTTTGTTGGTCCTACCGGCGGCGGCAAGACAACCTTGATCAATCTGATACCGCGGCTGCTGGATCCCACTTCCGGGCGAGTGCGGATTGACGGCGTACCCACGACCGAGTGGGAGATTCGCGCGCTGCGTGAAAACGTCGCCATGGTGCCGCAAGACGCCTTTCTCTTTTCCGACACCGTATACAATAACTTGATCTTCGGCCGGCCCGGAGTCGGCACGGAGGAGGCGATGAGCGCGGCCCGCACATCGCGCATTGACAAAGACGTCGAGCAATTTGCGGACGGCTATGAGACGCTGGTCGGCGAGCGCGGCGTGACGCTTTCCGGCGGGCAGAAGGGACGGCTCGCGCTGGCCCGCGCACTCGTGCGGGACCCGTTGATTCTGATTCTGGACGACGCGCTCTCGGCCGTGGACACGCACACCGAAGAAGAGATTCTGTCCGGACTGCGCCGCTTCATGCAGAATCGCACGTCCATATTGATATCGCACCGCGTGTCCACCGTCCGCGAGGCCGACTGCATCTACGTGATAGACAACGGTGAAATCGTTGAGCACGGCACGCATGACGACTTGCTTGGGCAAAACGGCTACTATGCGGACATGGAGCGCAGGCAGCGGCTCGAAGAAGAGCTGGAGTTGGAAG